One segment of Polypterus senegalus isolate Bchr_013 chromosome 8, ASM1683550v1, whole genome shotgun sequence DNA contains the following:
- the LOC120534579 gene encoding putative nuclease HARBI1, whose amino-acid sequence MYAEHAKPLSKYTTEELYAHFRFGRDDIKYIADLVRPNLQHKTKRSHALSVEEQYLIALRFYASGTFYQVVGDNMGVDKSTVSNVVKAVSIELASLVNEFVSFPKDDQMAQTKRSFFLLGNMPNTIGVIDCTHVHIQGPHGRKWQYVNRKGRHSINVQLVANADLIITNCVVKWPGPVHDALILRESALYRKLLSNSPNGIILGDSAYPLLPWLMTPFPVTNTPEQAGFNSAHCKTRYAIER is encoded by the coding sequence ATGTATGCTGAGCATGCCAAACCACTTTCAAAATACACTACAGAGGAACTGTATGCCCATTTTCGCTTTGGGAGGGATGATATCAAGTACATTGCAGACCTTGTCAGGCCAAACTTACAGCACAAAACCAAAAGGAGTCATGCTCTGTCTGTGGAGGAACAGTACCTgattgcactgcgcttttatgcCTCTGGGACTTTCTACCAGGTTGTTGGTGACAATATGGGAGTGGACAAATCAACTGTTAGTAATGTGGTGAAAGCTGTCTCAATTGAATTGGCCAGTCTGGTCAATGAATTTGTTTCATTTCCCAAGGATGACCAGATGGCGCAAACTAAGAgaagtttctttcttttgggGAACATGCCTAATACTATTGGTGTTATTGATTGTACTCATGTGCACATTCAAGGGCCGCATGGAAGGAAGTGGCAGTATGTAAACCGAAAAGGGAGGCACAGCATCAATGTCCAATTAGTGGCCAACGCTGACCTCATCATAACAAACTGTGTTGTCAAGTGGCCAGGGCCTGTCCATGATGCACTTATCCTGAGGGAGAGCGCACTATACAGAAAACTCTTATCCAACTCACCAAATGGCATAATATTGGGAGACAGTGCTTATCCACTCCTACCATGGCTGATGACCCCTTTTCCAGTTACAAACACACCTGAGCAGGCAGGCTTCAACTCTGCACATTGCAAAACAAGATACGCAATTGAGCGCTAA